The DNA window TCGCATTAGTCGTCGTTCCGTGCCATGATCTGTTGTGTAATCCGATATccaccctcttcttcaccacaTTTATTCCTTCGCACAGATGTCGAAACTCGGAATACCACAGCCATACAACACGGAATGAAAGTCCAACTCACATATAGTTTGCGTAGAGCGTATGTATATGCGATTCCAAAATCAATTCAAAAGAGTGACTGACGAAATATCGTCAAATGTGATTCAAAACAGACGCGTGTCGTTCAGATTAGGATCCGTTACGGGATTCTTCCTTCAGGTATCGTAGTCTTGGCAGATTGTCGGTTTGGCGAGGGATATTATTAAATCAATCGTTACGTCGACATTTGCTGATTAGATCGCTAGAACCTCCAGAGGTCCTACTGGCAGCCAGACTCCGTTCGGGGTAAGTGAAAGGAGTGTGAGGGAGTCAAAGTCGTAAACGGGTCTCGCGAGGGATCGGCTTGCAGACGCAGACGCGCTGTCGAGAATCGAGAGTGACGGTCGACGACGCCTTTGATGCTTGTCGATTGGAGGTGAGGTCGGTGTGGAGAGAAAACGAGGGAAGGGGAAGGAGAGTTAAGGTATGTAAGTACTGGATGTAAGAAAAGGCTGGAGAAAAGAAGGGACAGCGACAGGGCCAACGAGCGAGTGAGCAAGCAAGTACAGTCAGTAACCAAGCAGGCAATGGAAGGAAAGGAAGGAATGAAGGCGAATGGGGAGATGGGAAGGGCATGGAAACACGACAGGGACAAGGGGACATGGATCAAGGGGGTGTGACCCAGGaccaccagcatcaacaccaagcacCGAGCATGGGTCCATCGTCCATGTGGATGAGAGAGGatcagtcagtcagtgaGCCACTGagtgcagatgcagatgtcCTCTGAACTGGACTGGGACTGAAATGCACCTAACTCAACATGGATAGTGAGCGGGCACTCGTCCCTTCGTGCAACACCTCAAACCTCCACTACCAGTCTTTTTTTTAGTACCTGGATCGTTGACTGAGCGTTGAGAATGAACCTGAACCAGAGTCAGGGCGACCAGCACGGCTTCGTGCTCCGTACTGCCATTTCAGgtggacctggacctggaccAGGAGAGACGAACAAAGGAGAGGACACCATCCACACCAACCCTTCTTGACCTGGGCGGGTACTCAAAGGCTGAGCAAACAGTACAAGGGATCAGCTGCCAATCCGCTGTACACGAAATGTACCAGACAGTTGGTACGAGGCATTCTCTTAGCAGCAAGACGCAGAATGGCTCAGTTGAGAAAATGCAGCGTCACCTCTGGGAATGCTTCCGCCTCCGTCTGCTATTGTTGGGATCTTTCGGGAGCTACAGTAAAGCCAACCAACCGTATTCTCCAAGGAGGCTGCATTCGCAAACGCCCACCGTTGATCGCACCCGTTGAAAGTTCCTGACGGCTTCGGTCAGAGGCGCCAAAGACTGCTCGAACCCCTTCAAGCCTCGGACTGCCAATGCACAACAAGCCACGCTACTTGCGATAGCGGGTTGCCTAGCGGCAAGTAAAGCCAGCACAACCGCCAACCTGAAATTGCGCACCTAACAGAACGGAGCTTGGTGGGTGTGCAGCCTGTGCCTGTAGGGGGTTTTGAGTCCGTGACGAAGAGCCAGGGTGTGGCTGAGATTGCTTTGTTGCAGCGGCACACCATCGAAGAGAGAATGGTATCAATGCCTGGGCATGGCACAGTTGACTCAATTCAttctggctgctgctgtcagCAATAACGAGATAAGCTACCTATAGAGTACGAATCGGTGCTCCTCTCCTCAACAATAGTGTGGCCCCATATGTTGTACGTTGGAGAACTGGTATGCTGAAGGGCAATGGTGAAGCAGAAAGTAAACACTCAGTGACATGATTTGCCCTGCGCAGGCCATACTACAGCGGCGTCGTTGGTGGAAATCGACGGACCATGTGGTAGCGTCGAGTCCCAAACACTGGCTCTGTCTCTCATCTGCCGGGGAGCCAGCCAGTTCAAAGCGTGTGGAATGCTAATCATTATGCAGTGATGGAATTGATGAGTTGTGCAGATTATGCAGAGCTGTGTGAGTTTGGAGACAAGACCAGTGCAAAGCTTGATGGAGCCCTGGGCTGTAAGGGGTAGCGGTGCATTTGAGAGTTTTCATTGGACAAGTTGGGGTTTTTCAGACAACTATGGCCTAGCTCAGTACAAATATTGACGACCTCAGAAGCTGACACGTACAACATGCTCATCGTATTCATCTGCATTACGAGTATTACGAAAGCTTGCGTGTGCACGTTTTACATCTCCagtctttttgcttctcccTTTCGTTCACACGGGAGACGTTCCGAGTTGAACGAAGAATCTGACAGGAAAGCTTCCCCGTGTACAAAGTCCAGAGTAAAATCGCAATTCACAATCCAATTCCGCAATCCACAGGTGGCTCTCGTGCCGAAAATATTCAAAGGGCCCGATGTGACGGTAGTGATAGATTCAATGCATTCAAAGATGATCTCGCTTGTGACTTAACCTACACGCCTTGTCGTTATCATCGGCAGCTCATAACTGCTTAATCACGAACAGGGACAGTCTTGTCCAACCCGACTCATGAGTCTTATTCGTGGCTGGTGTTCTACAATATTTAACCGTGGCTTCTGTTAACCAACGAAAAACTCTGGATGGTGAACGACAGCGCGTGGAAGAGGTGATGCAGCCACCCAGAGAGGTTTCACACGCGAGTGAAAGCATGAGAGGATACAAGCTTGTGTTCCCCATAATACTTTCTCAGCATGTGTGGTCACCATCGAGAGCAAGGTACTGATCAATGGATGATCGTGTATCGACTGCTAACCGCAATCAGCAGCCTCCCGGCCAGCGACACCTTGGTGCGTTCCCTGTCTGCCTGTTCCCCTACTGATAGTCAGGGCCCGAAAAGAGGGCCACCCCGTGGCATGGATAGCGCCGCGATCCAGGAACCGACTTGTGATGGAGCCGACTTGATTTTGATGACAGGGGAGAAGCCCAATTGCACTTGAAGACCAGCCAGAGAGACCCGCTCGAGCAAAGTCTTAGCAACGGCTAGCTTTGTCTCGGCAGCGCCACTTGGACCTGGGGGGCTTAAGCCTTTAATCATCACCACCCTGTTCCCTACCGTTCCGTGGCATGCAATGTCAGACTGGAGACTCATCATTGTCGGTAATGTACCTGGCAGGCCTGGTCGACATCCAGGGCTCCGTCATTCTGTGCCCAGACTGTCCCTTGTATCAACATGAGCGATTTCATacaaaaaagaaagtaatatttaggTTTGGCTTGGTCCGGCTGAATGATGATAATATATCGGATACAATCAACCGGTCTTGCAAGCCATGTCTTTGACTCGAGATTCTCCGTGTCCAAGCGAATTAACTTGACAATAGGTAGGCTGTGACTGTGGCTTGACCGGGGCCCTATGAGTAAGGGTCAGACAACGTCCGCCATCACCTCGATTgagttgatgatgccgatgagCTTGTGCTGGTTGGTTCGCAGCGAGTTATTCTGTGCAGCAGCGAATTCCACAGCTCCACGTGGGCGCTGGGAAATGCAATGAATCTACAGACAGAAAAAAATGCTGCGGTTCGGTTGGTTGAGCGTCCGAGATTGCGCGTCGGTTCACTAATAAATCTTAGTATTAAATGTCTCACGCGCAAATCTTTCCACACATGGTTTTCTCGTGTTGTGGTTGTGATATGCAAAGACCCGTTCAATTTAGGGTTGGCCTGGTCTGGTCTGTCAATAATAAacttccttctcatctcgGGCTGTCAACTTCAAATGATCCTTGGTCACGGGCTCCTTCGATGATCTACAGATGACTCCGAGATCCTTCCTTGATGCTTGTTGTCATCCTGGATAAGCTTGGCTAAAGATATTGACGTCCATTCTTTGAAGGGGGCAATCATCATGTTGTTTATCTCTATGGCACCTCTCTCGCCTGAGTGTCCTGGTTATCCACCCCGTTAACAACTAACATATATGCATAAGATCGGCCTCTTCAATTTAACTTAGAGACCATTTGACTCTGATCTATCCGTATCTAGTTATCTAACTCCTGTCTTTCAATGTTACCGTCGTATTTCCCACCTCGTCCCATGTCGGCCTACTTCTCGGCTGTTGGTCTTGCTCTATCCCCACAAACCTTCGGCGCGTGGTGCTCTACTTATGCCTAACTAGCCTACCTATACATAGAATAGGCGCCAACAAAGTTATCTAGAGTTGCATCTGTGCTGTTCATACCCGTATTCTGCTATTGCATGATGGGCGGAGATTGGTTCCGTGAACCTTCTTTACGCCCTGTTGTGAAATGCTCAGCCACTTTGCATAACAGACAGTTCTCTTCAACTCCGTCCACCGTCTGCGAATAGAATCGATAGACTGACTGAAATTCTCCTAGCATTCACCTGAAGCAGCCAGCATCTTTAGCTTCTTCTGGCTTCATCAAAGCAGAGGTCGATCATGGACTAATTATTTCCAGCTCCAGAAATACGAAATAGTGGTCCAGGGTCTGACCAGATTGGGATGTCCGTGGCCTAATACGGCCGCAATTTAACAGGCCCTCCCCTGCATCTCAAATGAACAGCTGCCATTTTTGGTGATCGCGTTGTTTGACGCGATCTCAACTTCAGTGATTCGATTCTTTCCCGAGCATCCGCTCCGTTTGTTTCtaccgcttcttcttggccagcttAGGCAAGGTTTGGCTTTGTTCATCGTGATGGTTTCGTTGCCAAGAGACTCTACGAGCTCATTTAATCTCTATCCATCTCCTTATGGACCTGGATGACCAAAACTGATTCAGATGTTTTCCCAGGTTGTGGAAACTGCATCGTCTCATTACAATTTCTCCTATCAGATCGCCCGTGTAAGCGGCTTCCACCTACATGCctccaccatcaccaccaccgtcCAGGTTGCTTCCGCCCTACCGCTCTTGAATACGGGTCCAAGCAAGCGTTGTCTTGTTGGTATTGGCGGGCGTCTCCCTGTCTGACCTGATGTTTATAGCCCAGTTCAGTCGGTAGCTGACTCTGCCTGAAACGAAACGAGTGCCCCTTCGAGAAACATTTGAGAGACAGTAGACTCGGTAGCGTAATTTGCATTTCACAACAAAGATCCATCCGGCTCTACCGTTACCCTTAAGCAAAGGCTAATGATAGGAGTGCCTCCTGAGACGAGGCCGCCAGCGGCTCGCCTCGCTAGATTCGGTAAACTATCACTTCTTGAAACAGCTGAGTCAAATCCCCAGCCTCGGTTGTTTCCTTTCAATTCCAGCAAAGCGGAGAGCCTCAGCTTCTCGGCCTATCCTGGTTTCTTCAGCTTGTGATATGAACGTGATCCATACTAAcatgtcaaggatgacgCTAGATGTCACTTCACAGAGAACATATACACACCAAGCAAGCTGGGACATCCGATGTCATCATATTAGAATTCGTATTTATACTATCTGTTGTGGTTCTTTGTTTGTCATTCGTCGCAAGGCTGACCACATCCAATCACGAGGTTGGTTAAGGTctagcctcttcctccgGCCTCAACGTGGCTCGCGTTTTGTAAGCCGCAGgatattactataagtacTCCTCCAGCAGGTCGCTATGTGCATTCATACAGATGGCTGATACTTTTTGCATGCCGATAGCTGTCCTCGCCGTGACGATCCCGGGTTAATCGGGCTAAGGATGCGAGTGGCTCTTATATTGGCCGTTCCTCCAATCTGCTAGAGACATCCAATAACCCGCGAACTAAGACATGCATAAGTCTATCCTCTGTTCTCCATCTGCGCTGGGATGGGGTGCCGATTGGGCCTCCAGGCCATGTATTTCGAGTATCTCTATCACATTCGCGAACAGGGCTATGCGTATTTGAAGGAGTGATCGAAAGCAAAACAAGCCACGAGGCAACTCTGGAATGTGACTTGGATCTTGGTTTCATATACTGTCAACCTTGTGGGAATAGCAATGACTCTGATTCTGCTATTCATAGGTCTGTCTCTTGTCTGATCAATCATATCGCGTGGCAGTTGCTTGGCTCATGAGTTGATGACAATACCCATGTTAGTCTGTCTTTCAAGTGAAGtttctttctatcttttcCTTGATTCAGTCATCTAGTTTAGTGACTAGTCACTTTCTGCGTCTATGTTCTCCTGTGTTGTTGTACGATCTTGATGTAGAAAAGGTTTAACAACCGGGATGAAGGACTCTTGCATATGATGCTAACTGACAAGACTTGGTTAGCACTCTCAACTGTTAATAGAAATGTGGCTAAGCGACTTAAATGTCGTCTCTCGTGTGGTACTATAATTGTTCCTGACCTTGTATGGTGGGTGTCATCACATTAGACATATTACTCTTGCATTATACTTTGTAGTTTGTACCTCTATCCTTCTGGCTGTGTGAGATCGCGCGATGTTGTTTTCTTCCCTGTGTCCATCTCTCCATagtcttcatcttgataCGGAATTGCCTTAGGGATGAATTGTGACAGCAGGTTTTGCAAAGTGTTCAAGCGGTTggtatatatctagctaCAATTACCAGTACTAAATGCATTTGCCATAATTCCCCTGAAAACAAACTGTATCAGTGCTATGGTTAAAGAATATTCGCTTGTatccaacatcatcaagttCTAGTCAACCTAATACGATTAATCCGGATTCCAATATGCATATAGGGTAGGTTCAATGAGAAGGGAATCAATCGTTCAACACATTGCATCCGAGAGTATAGAAAGTTCTGCCGATAGATCTTTTATGGTCATATATGTGGCTGTACTTTACGGAGGCGATATATGAGACCGTTTTATTGGCCTTGGAAGGTTTATGTGCTCACATTTATTCATGGCAATATGATTTTGCACGAGATGGTGAATATTACTCAGAGAGATAGAGAACTATAAATTCGTTCCCCTTGCTTCCGTTGCACTCCCAATGCAAGCATTCAACAATCTACTCCTGTGCTTTAATCGTGATGCAACTTTAGACATGTAGTTGAACGTCAATACTCGTGATCGTATGCTCCCCGGGGATCCACCCTTCTTAACGGGCGTCCGTCCCGGCGACGGCCGGCCCCACCAACCACTCATGCCACTTTATTCTGGGTGATCTGGCATCTCATTTGTGCAATTAGGCCCCCCCGCTGCTTCAGGACTCCCAGGGTCTCTTGCTGTAACTGGTTAGTTGCGCCCAGAAGCTCGTTCGATAGAGGTCCCTGCTGGAATTTATCTACTATCATGAGCCATCAACTCAAGCCTCTGGAGGATTAACCTCTACCTCACTCTTTTAACTTCACCACTTAATCATGGCTCGTCGACAGCATTTAACACTGACCTTTATTCTGGTCCTTGGAGTCTTCTTTACCTTGTCCTATTTCTTCTCCGGACCCTCGCGCAGTATTCTTCCTAAATACCAAAACGATGTTGAACTGCCCCTGAAAGAAGCCCCTCGATCTGAGTTCGCTGCTGACCTCGGCGCTCTGCCTGCTGGTCTCCTTGATGGCAACTCTATTGCGCCTAAGCTCGAGAACGCGACGTTGAAGTATGTCGATAGAATTTTATTTCACGAGTAAAAGCACCACTAACACTACCTCACAGGGCTGAACTTGGCCACGCGACGTGGAAGTTTCTCCATACGATGATGGCACGATTCCCCGATAAGCCAACCAAGGACGATCGAATGGCCCTCGAGACCTTCATGCACCTGTTCGCCCGACTCTATCCTTGCGGCCAGTGTGCGGCGCATTTCCAAAAGCTTCTCGCCCAGTATCCGCCACAGACCAGCAGCCGCAATGCAGCGGCTGGTTGGCTGTGCTTCGCCCACAACATTGTCAACGAGAGGGTGCACAAGCCTCTCTTTGACTGCGAAAACATCGGCGACTTTTACGACTGTGGCTGTggtgacaaggacaagaaggaaggtGGTGCAGAAACCACAGCAGCTGCCCAGGCCGAGGGACTGGACCAAGAGCTGCACAAGCATTAAAGAGCTAGAACATAAGAATCCCACATTAATGTACAAGTATTTCAGTATGtgctggctttggctggTCCAGCTGGTTCATGCTTGATATACCACGATTCCTCCAAGCTCCTGCACGCGTAACTACCATGAGCGACGAAAAAATGCAAATAAACATATAAAAAGCACAAACAAACTCCATAAGATCATACTAATAACAGTATCTATGATTCGGAATGCTGTTGGAGTCAATAATCTTCTTCCTGCAACTTTGAGCGAATCACGTGAGAAATCACATGACATGATAGCTGGCTGTTCGGCGCGGCTGCGCGTTCAGAgctgccttgagcttcacttGAGCTCCAGCCTTCCCCGAGCAGCGAGAAACGACCACGAACCATTACAAAGCACGACTCAGAAACGATCGATCAATCAACACCTCTGAAGATTTAAGAAAACACCACTCAATCGTCATAATGGAGTTCGGTAACGCTGGAGTATTGAACGAGGGTGCGTTGGAAACTCTTTCGTCAtagcttggccttgtcgatACGGAAGCTTACAGATATCACCAGATGGTATCCATGTTGATATGGACCGCTTGAAGAAGGGAGAGGTCAAGTAAGTATTGAACCATACCTCCTGTCATGAAGCGCAGCTTGCTAACTTGTTAAAAGCCTGGGAACCTCGATGTACGTGCCTCCCTAATGATGCAACCGACGCAGCCTAACATATCATAGTATGGCGGTTACTTTCAAGGACGGTGTCATTCTTGGTAGGTATCTCATGCCCCGAAGAAAGTGCATCTAGTAACGGGGTTTTTCAGGTGCGGATTCGCGAACAACGACCGGTGCCTACATCGCAAACCGAGTGACAGACAAGTTGACGAGAGTACACGACACTATCTGGTGCTGCCGATCTGGTTCAGCTGCCGACACACAGGCTGTTGCCGACATTGTTCAATACCAGCTCGGACTCTTTGCCATGACCAATGGCAAACCCCCCATGACACAGACTGCTGCGTCAATCTTCCAGGAGATCTGTTACGCTAACAAGGACCGACTGTCGTACGTTCCGCCGACCCCATTCCAAGTCCAAACGAAACTGATACTAATATCATCTACAGGGCTGGCCTCATCATTGCTGGTTGGGATGAGCGATTCGGTGGCCAAGTTTACTCCATTCCCCTGGGCGGTTCACTTCACAAGCAATCTTATGCTATCGGCGGTTCAGGATCGACTTACATCTATGGTTACTGTGATGCCAACTGGCGAGAGGGcatggagaaggatgatgcaGTCAACTTCGTCAAGGGAGCCTTGAGGGAGGCTATCAAGTGGGACGGTAGCTCTGGTGGTGTCATTCGTATGGTCGTCCTCACCAAGGATGGTGCGGACCGACACTTGTATCTCCCTGATACCGACTACGCCGTGCGGCACGAGTAATCGTCCTTATTGAGCAGGACAAAGTGAGGAAAGGAGAAACGACTTAGCATGAGCAGTGCTACTATGAAACCCGTCATGACAAAGGGTGTACGAACGAGGGCGAGGCCTTCCATAGGCATCCCGAGCTGATGCTGAGGTAAAGAATGAAGAGCATATGGTCAGACTCTTCAGAGAACAGCCAACGATAGATGCTGGAAGCGCTGTACACTAGATAATGGGAACAAGAAAACCAATACATCTACCGACCTCATTAGGAAACAAATCATGATTCAATATGTGAGCGGAGCGGGATATGCATCGGGCCGCGATCCAAGTCCAATCCCCGCAACATGTGAAGCTGCGATTAGGTTGATAACGTGGGGTAACATTGCTTGGTTGTAAGCCACTGGAATACGAGCCTACATGACGGTGCAAATCAATTCGAGACAACCCAAGTGAATCGTTTTCCAAAGCAAGGCGGACATAGATAAGTGGTGGCGGCATCTAGATTGTTCACCGCTCTTCTAGAATGAGGCTTCCTGTGATGAACGAAATTGGTGTATCAAGACTTGCAGCAGAGTGGACTCAGGGCGACAAATGAGGGACTCACGAGACTTGTGTGGTAAGTACCTGGTGATGTGGGAGTCGCCATTTCAGCTGAACACTTGCCATGTGCTTGAACGGCAAATGCTCTTTGGCTCAAGGCGACTGCATAAGATGCCCGTGCTTTACTCTACTGACTCTGTCTTGGATCTTATTGTATACCTGAGCGGTGAACTCTGACGTATCTTATGATTTATATTAGCCAGCAACAGTATGCAGAGACGTTGATTGACGAAGATAGGGCACGTGTACATCCATGAAAGCGAGAGAAGATCGCTACTGCAAGGAGCCTTTTTCAAGTGATCAGGGATTGTAAATTCACTCTCCTGCATAAGACTCAATCGTGAGACTGCAGCCCCAAAGAGGTTGCACCCGATGTCGGTGGCCCTTTGTATATATCCGGTGTGGACCCTTACCAACGGAAAAAGACGCAGGAGAACCCTCTAACAAGTTTTGTTTTCGTGAATCTTCCAGGATGGTAAAGGGATGCTGCATGATGAAGGTGGTCAGTTCTCGTGTTGATGACGGATTTGTATAGTTGAAACGGTCAACCTGCAGATAACCGGTATTCAGCATCTTGGTTGTCCACTCAGTTTGAGAGGGCTTATCAACTCACAAACTACGTACCTTCGGTCGATAACTTACCGAATGCCGAGTTGGAGGTTGTATCAAGCTCATGACTGTGGTGTGAATCAGGTTGAAATGATGGCTTGGATGCTGAACATTTACTGATACCTTGGCAGTcaag is part of the Fusarium fujikuroi IMI 58289 draft genome, chromosome FFUJ_chr07 genome and encodes:
- a CDS encoding probable PRE3-20S proteasome subunit (beta1) — its product is MEFGNAGVLNEDGIHVDMDRLKKGEVNLGTSIMAVTFKDGVILGADSRTTTGAYIANRVTDKLTRVHDTIWCCRSGSAADTQAVADIVQYQLGLFAMTNGKPPMTQTAASIFQEICYANKDRLSAGLIIAGWDERFGGQVYSIPLGGSLHKQSYAIGGSGSTYIYGYCDANWREGMEKDDAVNFVKGALREAIKWDGSSGGVIRMVVLTKDGADRHLYLPDTDYAVRHE
- a CDS encoding ERV1-like protein, with the translated sequence MARRQHLTLTFILVLGVFFTLSYFFSGPSRSILPKYQNDVELPLKEAPRSEFAADLGALPAGLLDGNSIAPKLENATLKAELGHATWKFLHTMMARFPDKPTKDDRMALETFMHLFARLYPCGQCAAHFQKLLAQYPPQTSSRNAAAGWLCFAHNIVNERVHKPLFDCENIGDFYDCGCGDKDKKEGGAETTAAAQAEGLDQELHKH